The nucleotide sequence CTGGCAGCCCACTTCGGGTGTTCGCAGTCCAAGATCAGCCGGGCCCTGACCGAGTTATCGAAGCACCACTTCACTTGGAAGGTGAAGCGGGGCGAGTACCAGCTCAACCCGACATACTCCTACCGGTTCAGCAGCACCAAGCACCAAGCCCTGCTCCGCAGGATCGGCGCGGCAACGCTGAAAGCCCACAAGATCGTGATCCCTCCTGCGCCAGAGACGAGGTCGTCCTCATGAACGCCGTCCCCGGCTTCCACAACCCTGAGATCTGGGAACACCTGCCGAACGCCGGGCTGAGCCCTACCGCCCGCGACGTCTTCGACATCCTCACCGCCCGCCAGGAACCCGGCGGCACCGTACACATCCGCCAGGACCAGATCGCCGAGCGTCTCGGCATCCCCCAGGCCACCGTGTCCCGCGCAGTCGGCCAACTCAAGGACAAGGGCATCATCGAAGGCCGAGTCCGTCGCGGCCGCATGCTGATTCACCCTCTGCTCGCCGGCTACGTGTCACTGGCTCACATGGTCAATCACATCCAGGACCCCGCCACGCACATCTGGCCGCTGAACTTCCCCACCGGCGAAATCCGCCCGCCACGCCGCAGCGACCCCCGGACCGGAACCGGTTTCGACCCGGACCCCGACGGCGGCGAGGAAGCTCGTGAGGACAAGCCTCACCCCACACTCCTGCTGGCCGGCTGAAAACAGACAGACTGATGTGCCCACTACGTGGCCAGGTCGGTAACGCCTCCCTCCAGGCTCGTCCCTTGCAACACTGCGGCACCAACCGAATCCGAGGACAGCGAGCTTCCGCCGTCGACATCCTCGGCTGCGAGGGGGATCGAACACTCCCAGGTGTATGTAGTCGGCGAATGCGGGGCAGGTTCCCGGCGCCAAGAGGGCCGGGGAAAGAGCGTGCGAGCTCTAGGCGCCGAGAGCAGCAGCGCCTGGAGCCCGCCTCAGCAGGGCCTCGGACACGGCGTGCCCGAAGGCAGAGCCCTTCGTCCTGCCGAACGCCGTGTCCGAACCCGGGGTGCGGCATCGGGTCTTGGCGCTCAGGGGTCGCCTCCGGGGCAGGGCACGACCACACAGGCGTGTCGAGGAAGCTGGTGCCGTGCCGAGCACTCACCCCGCCACGGGCCACGGCACCGGGTGGAAGAAACTTGCCGCAGGGCCAGCACGCCCGGCCCTGGGCCTGTTCCCATGTCAGTTCGCTGAGCTCCGGAAGGGGTGCGTCCTGGCACCGCACCGATAGGGCAGCCTGCATGGCGATCACGGGGGCACTGGAGCCAAGGTGCTCGATCATTCGGCGGCCTTGAGGTTGGTGGCTGCGGTCGACAACTCGATGCCGTCGGAGCCGCGGATGTAGGCCAGCTCCACCCATCGCTCGTAGAGGACGTTGTCCGACACGTTTTCGTTGGTGACGGCCATCAGCTCGCCCTCGGTGCCGGACGCGATGTCTCGGACGCGGCGGCCGAGCAGGGGATGCTCGTCGTGCCCGAAGCCGAGTCTGTGGTTCGCGCTCATTGGTCGGTCTCTTCCATGTCGTCGTCGCAGGTGTGTGGCGATCGCAGCGGCCCTCGTGGGAGCCCTGTCCCTGGTGCGCTGGCGCCGCACCGCCGCAGCCGGGCCTTCTTTCGGGGCGGGCGAGGGAACCCGGCCCAGGCGTACGGCCGGCACCCTGGCCAGGACCGCGAGCCTGCTCCTGGCCTCCGTCCCGGTCATCCTCACCACTACGGCCGGGCTCATCGCCGGAGCGGGCAACCGCGCAGCACTGTTCAGTCGGCCAGGACCCAGCACCCTCGCGCTCATCCTGTACTGCCTGATCGGGCTGTGCGTCCTCGCCGCGATCGCCGGCGCCAGCATCGTGATCACCATCTGGCCGGTCAACAAGCTGGGCGCCACCGACGCCCTGCCCTACATGACCGCCCTCACGCTGATCACCACGCTTATCGCGCTCACCGCCGGGAACTTCATCACCTACCAGCCCCTCGTCACAGCCGGCACCTGGATCGCCACCACCGCAGGCCTTCTGTAGGGAGGCGGGCGTCGGCTGCTCAGTGGCCGCAGGCCGGCTTGGGGTGGTCGAGGTAGGCCCGGCTATCCGGACCGACCTGTCCATCGGCCTTGATGCCGCTGCAGGCCTGGACGGTCGGTTCGTGCGTGTTGGTGTGCTTGCCGGAAGCAAGATTTGGGCTGTCAGAGCAGGCTCAGCACCGTGAGGAAGACGCCGACCACCCCGAGGACCACCTGGAACAGGAGGGTCAGCACCGTGCGCACGGTGCCCCGGCCCGCTTCGACGAGGACTGCTCGTTCCGGGCTCGACGGGAGATAGCGCAGTCGCATCTGCGCGCCCAGTGGCCGTCGCCGGTCGACGTCGGTGTCGAGCCGGTACTCGCGCCCGTCGGCCGCACGGAAGCCCACGATGGCGTGCTGCAGGCCCGCCCGGCCCTGGTCTCCAGGTAGCACGTAGGCGTCCAGCACCCTGCCCTCGGCGGGTAGCCCTTCGTCGAACGTCTTGCGGACGAGCAGCCACCGACTGCAGGCACGCACCGCGAGCGCGACGGAGAGCGATATGGCGAGGAGCCCGACAGAACCCAGCAGCAGCCGGTGGCCGTCCTCACGCAAGAATTCCATGGCGCCCTTCCACGTCGACCTACCGCCGGGCCGGCCACCGTCCGTCGCGCGGCCGGACGAAATCTACCGATCTTGCTGCCGCAAGCACCGGGCAACGGCACGGGGCAGCGCCACCGGCGACCGCGCTGGCCGCGGCCGTCCTGCCAGGCCAGGCGGCCCGGGACGGTGGAAGCAGGTATGGGGGCACGGCAGGCCATAGCGCCTGCCGCCTGCCCGGGTTGCTCTCCTGTCAGGGGCTGCCGATGGGAGACCAGGATCCTGGTGTGCTGGAGTATTCGTAGATGTTGGAGAGGTCTGCGCTGACGCTGTAGAGGCGGTCCTTGGTCGCGACGAAGGAACTGACGGAATCACCGATGACAGTCCAGATCTTCTTGGACCGGTCGTACTCCTGGAGCTTCCCGCCGGTGGTGTCGGTCGTGTAGAGGGTCGTGGGGCTGGTGAAGATCCGGTCGGTCGCGCCTCGCACCGGGTGCCAGACACCCGGCGTGCCGCTGTATTCGAAGGTGCCCTGGTGGTCGGGGCCGACGCCGTAGAGGTGGCTGGCGGTCGCCGCGAAG is from Streptomyces sp. NBC_00190 and encodes:
- a CDS encoding DUF3592 domain-containing protein, whose product is MEFLREDGHRLLLGSVGLLAISLSVALAVRACSRWLLVRKTFDEGLPAEGRVLDAYVLPGDQGRAGLQHAIVGFRAADGREYRLDTDVDRRRPLGAQMRLRYLPSSPERAVLVEAGRGTVRTVLTLLFQVVLGVVGVFLTVLSLL
- a CDS encoding helix-turn-helix transcriptional regulator → MNAVPGFHNPEIWEHLPNAGLSPTARDVFDILTARQEPGGTVHIRQDQIAERLGIPQATVSRAVGQLKDKGIIEGRVRRGRMLIHPLLAGYVSLAHMVNHIQDPATHIWPLNFPTGEIRPPRRSDPRTGTGFDPDPDGGEEAREDKPHPTLLLAG